The following are encoded together in the Phragmites australis chromosome 19, lpPhrAust1.1, whole genome shotgun sequence genome:
- the LOC133900395 gene encoding uncharacterized protein LOC133900395 isoform X2: protein MEVEAGAVAREREAEIEKAMRARVRDFKKQADSLTLEGVRRALEKDLGLEIYSLDAHKKFIKKCVDKVFSGSDDENTYKNASEKAEAGHLSKEGLEDVEPTDSNKMSSSADEQIVRSSETEKDPEGEKDQACSGDISEDMIKEAIGKRASYFRKNSEILTLQGVRRTLEEDLKLEKKALDAYKNFITTELDKVLQEPANGTKKHSETGFRKDADQKTSKGSKRVRGGSGTSKLNDSLSEMEDSDEDTRPKKRRAEKGKVVKRQKKVADAKKLSTPKAKKVAKRDRDRSTQEQGGISAEEDNSHSSAEEENKRKRQSAPAYGKQVEHLKSIVKSCGMSIPPTVYRRAKQAPENKREACLIKELEDILEKEGLSKNPSEKEIVSSQRHGLCWADLSGILVSSLWTQVEMCI from the exons ATGGAGGTGGAAGCCGGCGCCGTGGCGCGCGAGAGGGAGGCGGAGATCGAGAAGGCCATGCGCGCCCGCGTCCGCGACTTCAAGAAGCAGGCCGA CTCCTTGACCCTTGAAGGCGTTAGGAGAGCACTGGAAAAGGACCTGGGTTTGGAGATATATTCACTCGATGCCCATAAAAAGTTTATAAAGAAATGCGTAGACAAG GTTTTTTCTGGTTCTGATGATGAGAACACATATAAGAATGCATCGGAGAAGGCTGAAGCTGGTCATTTATCCAAAGAAGGGTTAGAGGATGTTGAACCGACTGACTCAAACAAAATGTCCTCCAGTGCTGATGAACAAATCGTAAGATCCAGTGAGACAGAAAAGGATCCAGAGGGAGAAAAGGATCAAGCTTGCAGTGGTGATATAAGTGAAGACATGATAAAAGAAGCCATTGGCAAAAGGGCTTCTTATTTTAGAAAGAACTCTGA AATTCTTACTTTACAAGGAGTTCGTCGGACCTTAGAAGAAGATCTCAAGCTTGAGAAGAAAGCTTTGGATGCCTACAAGAACTTTATTACCACAGAATTAGACAAG GTTTTGCAAGAACCTGCAAATGGGACAAAGAAACATAGTGAAACTGGATTTCGTAAGGATGCAGACCAAAAAACAAGCAAAGGCTCTAAAAGAGTCCGCGGAGGCTCTGGCACCTCTAAATTAAATGATAGTCTGAGTGAGATGGAAGACAGTGACGAGGATACAAGGCCAAAAAAGAGAAGGGCTGAGAAGGGTAAAGTTGTCAAAAGGCAGAAAAAAGTTGCAGATGCGAAGAAACTATCAACTCCAAAGGCTAAAAAGGTAGCAAAACGAGATCGAGACAGAAGTACACAAGAACAGGGTGGAATTTCAGCAGAAGAGGATAATTCCCATTCATCCGCTGAGGAAGAGAACAAG AGAAAACGACAATCAGCACCAGCTTATGGGAAGCAGGTAGAACATCTGAAGTCGATAGTCAAATCTTGTGGAATGAG TATCCCACCTACTGTGTACCGGAGAGCAAAGCAGGCTCCTGAGAACAAGCGTGAAGCCTGTTTGATAAAGGAGTTAGAGGATATACTTGAAAAGGAAGGATTATCGAAAAATCCTTCTGAAAAAG AAATTGTTAGTTCCCAAAGGCATGGACTGTGTTGGGCTGATCTCTCTGGCATACTAGTTTCCTCACTTTGGACTCAAGTAGAAATGTGCATATAA
- the LOC133900395 gene encoding uncharacterized protein LOC133900395 isoform X1, which yields MEVEAGAVAREREAEIEKAMRARVRDFKKQADSLTLEGVRRALEKDLGLEIYSLDAHKKFIKKCVDKVFSGSDDENTYKNASEKAEAGHLSKEGLEDVEPTDSNKMSSSADEQIVRSSETEKDPEGEKDQACSGDISEDMIKEAIGKRASYFRKNSEILTLQGVRRTLEEDLKLEKKALDAYKNFITTELDKVLQEPANGTKKHSETGFRKDADQKTSKGSKRVRGGSGTSKLNDSLSEMEDSDEDTRPKKRRAEKGKVVKRQKKVADAKKLSTPKAKKVAKRDRDRSTQEQGGISAEEDNSHSSAEEENKRKRQSAPAYGKQVEHLKSIVKSCGMSIPPTVYRRAKQAPENKREACLIKELEDILEKEGLSKNPSEKEIKAVKKRKERAKELEGIDMSNIITSSRRKATSSFIPLPTPKIEADSDEDDDEDGAEDDGEDDEENVEAGGKGDNDNAEAEGSADDAEKESD from the exons ATGGAGGTGGAAGCCGGCGCCGTGGCGCGCGAGAGGGAGGCGGAGATCGAGAAGGCCATGCGCGCCCGCGTCCGCGACTTCAAGAAGCAGGCCGA CTCCTTGACCCTTGAAGGCGTTAGGAGAGCACTGGAAAAGGACCTGGGTTTGGAGATATATTCACTCGATGCCCATAAAAAGTTTATAAAGAAATGCGTAGACAAG GTTTTTTCTGGTTCTGATGATGAGAACACATATAAGAATGCATCGGAGAAGGCTGAAGCTGGTCATTTATCCAAAGAAGGGTTAGAGGATGTTGAACCGACTGACTCAAACAAAATGTCCTCCAGTGCTGATGAACAAATCGTAAGATCCAGTGAGACAGAAAAGGATCCAGAGGGAGAAAAGGATCAAGCTTGCAGTGGTGATATAAGTGAAGACATGATAAAAGAAGCCATTGGCAAAAGGGCTTCTTATTTTAGAAAGAACTCTGA AATTCTTACTTTACAAGGAGTTCGTCGGACCTTAGAAGAAGATCTCAAGCTTGAGAAGAAAGCTTTGGATGCCTACAAGAACTTTATTACCACAGAATTAGACAAG GTTTTGCAAGAACCTGCAAATGGGACAAAGAAACATAGTGAAACTGGATTTCGTAAGGATGCAGACCAAAAAACAAGCAAAGGCTCTAAAAGAGTCCGCGGAGGCTCTGGCACCTCTAAATTAAATGATAGTCTGAGTGAGATGGAAGACAGTGACGAGGATACAAGGCCAAAAAAGAGAAGGGCTGAGAAGGGTAAAGTTGTCAAAAGGCAGAAAAAAGTTGCAGATGCGAAGAAACTATCAACTCCAAAGGCTAAAAAGGTAGCAAAACGAGATCGAGACAGAAGTACACAAGAACAGGGTGGAATTTCAGCAGAAGAGGATAATTCCCATTCATCCGCTGAGGAAGAGAACAAG AGAAAACGACAATCAGCACCAGCTTATGGGAAGCAGGTAGAACATCTGAAGTCGATAGTCAAATCTTGTGGAATGAG TATCCCACCTACTGTGTACCGGAGAGCAAAGCAGGCTCCTGAGAACAAGCGTGAAGCCTGTTTGATAAAGGAGTTAGAGGATATACTTGAAAAGGAAGGATTATCGAAAAATCCTTCTGAAAAAG AAATTAAAGCAGtgaagaagagaaaggaaagaGCAAAGGAACTTGAGGGCATAGACATGAGTAATATTATCACGAGTTCTCGCCGGAAAGCCACATCGAGTTTCATACCCCTGCCAACACCTAAAATAGAAGCTGATAGTGACGAAGATGACGATGAAGATGGTGCAGAAGACGATggtgaagatgatgaggaaaatGTAGAGGCTGGAGGCAAAGGTGACAATGACAATGCAGAAGCTGAAGGATCTGCTGACG ATGCCGAAAAGGAGAGCGATTGA